Proteins found in one Triticum aestivum cultivar Chinese Spring chromosome 4D, IWGSC CS RefSeq v2.1, whole genome shotgun sequence genomic segment:
- the LOC123096159 gene encoding ATP-dependent (S)-NAD(P)H-hydrate dehydratase, whose translation MSLSMGACPHAWQQHHLHHRGRMWAASPAFRRQLFLLRSLAPTCADGGRASSSSLRPHLMYAAAGPVYEADAEAVVRRITPPLDRARHKGQAGKIAIIGGCREYTGAPYFAAISALRVGADLSHVFCTKDAATVIKSYSPELIVHPILEESYSVRDDERESVSSSILAEVIKWMERFDCIVVGPGLGRDSFLMDCVGNIMRHARQANIPTVVDGDGLFLITNNIGLVEDNSLAILTPNVYEYKRLVQKVLNCEVNEENASEQLTALCQKIGGVTIMRKGKADLISDGKKVTQVSTFGSPRRCGGQGDILSGSVAVFSSWARHFLLSNEQPKETSVNPMVLGCIAGSLLLRKAAALAFEKNKRSTVTTDIIEFLGQSLEDICPAGR comes from the exons ATGAGCCTGTCAATGGGCGCGTGCCCCCACGCGTGGCAGCAGCACCACCTACACCACCGCGGGCGCATGTGGGCCGCCTCCCCGGCCTTCCGCAGGCAGCTCTTCCTGCTCCGCTCTCTCGCGCCCACCTGCGCAGACGGCGGTCGCGCCTCCTCGAGCTCTCTTCGGCCCCACTTGATGTATGCGGCGGCCGGGCCGGTGTACGAGGCGGACGCGGAGGCGGTGGTCCGGCGAATCACGCCGCCGCTCGACCGCGCAAGGCACAAGGGTCAGGCAG GGAAGATAGCAATAATTGGTGGATGTCGCGAGTACACTGGTGCTCCTTATTTTGCCGCTATCTCTGCGTTGAGAGTT GGCGCAGACCTCTCACATGTTTTCTGCACAAAAGATGCTGCAACAGTAATCAAGAGCTATAGCCCGGAGTTGATTGTGCATCCAATATTAGAGGAGTCCTACAGCGTAAG GGATGATGAAAGAGAATCTGTTTCTTCTAGCATTCTCGCTGAAGTTATAAAGTGGATGGAGCGCTTTGATTGCATTGTTGTTGGCCCCGGCCTTGGAAGGGACTCATTTCTTATG gattgtgtcggtAATATCATGAGGCATGCACGACAGGCTAATATCCCAACTGTTGTTGATGGG GATGGCCTTTTCCTTATAACCAATAACATTGGTCTTGTTGAAGATAACTCTCTTGCCATCTTAACGCCAAATGTATACGAGTACAAGCGTCTTGTCCAGAAGGTTCTTAACTGTGAAGTAAATGAGGAAAATGCTTCTGAGCAACTGACTGCACTTTGCCAAAA aATTGGTGGTGTAACTATCATGAGGAAAGGAAAAGCAGATCTAATTAGTGATGGTAAAAAAG TCACACAAGTGAGTACCTTTGGTTCTCCAAGGCGATGTGGTGGTCAAGGCGACATTCTCTCTGGAAG CGTGGCAGTATTTTCATCATGGGCACGGCACTTTCTCTTGTCAAATGAGCAACCTAAAGAGACCAG TGTGAATCCTATGGTTCTTGGGTGCATAGCTGGCTCTCTATTGCTCAGAAAAGCTGCAGCGCTTGCATTTGAGAAGAACAAGAGATCAACCGTCACTACTGACATCATTGAGTTCTTGGGCCAAAG CTTGGAAGATATCTGCCCTGCTGGGCGGTAG